In the genome of Drosophila yakuba strain Tai18E2 chromosome 3R, Prin_Dyak_Tai18E2_2.1, whole genome shotgun sequence, one region contains:
- the LOC6535392 gene encoding trithorax group protein osa: protein MSSPCGKCNNCPCGTSGGAPSPQQPPHRPPPSYAHQPQQQPDSCPYPGPQGQGAGGCQVNLPQPQGEPAACSLYQSRGAPTVECTCTQNRNRPPPPSIQADHITCSRGPREQPPVLETRCNCREKPAKMECHCSPPVAPPPNQQQQQAMAQPTYANVTCGQSLPRGPQPYRPHHGHHSQNQNSCGHCQSQKKHKKQKKCVIQ from the exons ATGT CGTCTCCGTGTGGCAAGTGCAACAACTGTCCTTGCGGCACAAGCGGCGGAGCCCCGTCCCCACAGCAGCCGCCCCACCGCCCACCCCCCTCTTACGCTCaccagccacagcagcagccagaTAGCTGTCCCTATCCGGGTCCCCAGGGTCAAGGAGCAGGCGGTTGCCAGGTTAACTTGCCCCAGCCGCAAGGAGAACCCGCAGCATGCAGCCTTTATCAAAGCCGAGGAGCCCCCACCGTGGAGTGCACGTGCACCCAGAACCGCAACCGGCCCCCTCCGCCCTCCATCCAGGCGGACCACATCACGTGCAGCCGGGGTCCGCGGGAACAGCCGCCTGTCCTGGAGACCCGCTGCAACTGTCGCGAGAAGCCCGCCAAAATGGAGTGCCACTGCTCCCCGCCGGTTGCCCCGCCCCCcaatcaacagcagcagcaggcgatGGCCCAGCCCACCTACGCCAACGTGACCTGTGGCCAGAGCCTGCCCAGAGGTCCGCAACCCTATCGCCCGCATCATGGCCACCACAGCCAGAACCAGAACTCCTGCGGTCACTGCCAATCGCAAAAGAAGCacaagaagcagaagaagtGCGTCATTCAGTGA
- the LOC6539828 gene encoding uncharacterized protein LOC6539828 has protein sequence MGNSPSAGQVGRRPSQPCCEEGIFHGSHRNAERNRSRHCFVIRSQRPPKNVAILGAETRCCCSPPTTICPCSSAPAKPRQRCCCSSATEPGRQRVCCSSGNKPQRCISNCPGNGHGGPAARRIQMCHPDAYPVPEPLKTKPMCFHPIGARCNGENQKAEQPRPAVASEELILLQPDPQSEIPNSDSIRSFQPAVHAINENCQDPHDPYYPYPPRSRRLQEVDPLVNFDLNRFDRDATRRGPAGRRRNVSIRTCVDYDYEPGYPARENIYLVPNSPPGNRHPQTYSGHARPQAPSKYSPLRSRPPPAYQPLYESNPPSCSSPPAACPPRTRPPAKMQRQYHPRTLPGSYENSGIDYVKCPYR, from the exons ATGG GGAACAGTCCGAGCGCCGGTCAAGTGGGTCGAAGGCCATCGCAACCCTGCTGCGAGGAGGGCATTTTCCACGGAAGCCATCGGAATGCGGAGCGGAATCGCAGTCGCCACTGCTTCGTGATTCGCTCACAAAGGCCTCCTAAGAACGTGGCTATCCTTGGTGCAGAAACTCGGTGCTGCTGTTCTCCACCAACGACGATATGCCCATGCTCATCTGCGCCTGCTAAGCCCCGCCAGCGATGCTGCTGTTCCTCAGCTACGGAGCCTGGAAGGCAACGCGTTTGCTGCTCCTCCGGGAACAAGCCGCAGAGATGCATTAGCAACTGCCCTGGCAACGGACATGGCGGACCAGCGGCGCGGAGGATACAGATGTGCCATCCGGATGCATACCCCGTGCCTGAGCCTCTGAAGACGAAGCCGATGTGCTTTCATCCCATTGGTGCTAGATGCAATGGTGAGAATCAGAAAGCGGAGCAGCCCAGGCCGGCAGTGGCTTCGGAGGAGCTAATTCTCCTACAGCCAGACCCACAGTCTGAGATTCCAAACAGCGACTCCATACGATCCTTTCAGCCCGCTGTTCACGCGATAAATGAAAACTGCCAGGATCCCCATGATCCCTACTATCCATATCCCCCTAGAAGCAGGCGTCTGCAGGAAGTGGATCCTCTAGTCAACTTTGATCTGAATCGCTTCGATAGGGATGCTACCCGTCGAGGTCCCGCAGGCAGGAGAAGAAACGTCTCCATACGCACCTGCGTAGACTACGATTACGAACCGGGATATCCAGCTCGAGAGAACATATATTTAGTTCCAAATAGTCCACCCGGAAATCGTCATCCACAAACTTATTCCGGTCATGCTCGTCCTCAGGCTCCCTCCAAATATTCACCATTAAGATCACGACCCCCTCCGGCATACCAACCTTTATATGAATCGAACCCCCCTAGTTGTTCATCCCCTCCCGCTGCATGTCCACCCAGAACCCGACCACCCGCAAAAATGCAGCGTCAATATCATCCCAGAACTCTACCGGGATCATATG AAAATTCTGGGATCGACTACGTTAAGTGTCCGTATAGATGA
- the LOC6535394 gene encoding DNA-directed RNA polymerases I, II, and III subunit RPABC2, which produces MDDADYDNDDVGGDDFDDVDEDVDEDINQEEEADNIEIIAPGGAGGGGVPKSKRITTKYMTKYERARVLGTRALQIAMCAPIMVELDGETDPLQIAMKELKQKKIPIIIRRYLPDHSYEDWSIDELIMVDN; this is translated from the exons ATGGATGATGCAGACTACGATAACGACGA TGTTGGCGGGGATGACTTTGACGATGTCGACGAGGACGTGGACGAGGACATTaaccaggaggaggaggcggacaACATCGAAATCATAGCCCCCGGCGGAGCGGGTGGCGGAGGTGTGCCCAAGTCCAAGCGAATCACCACCAAGTACATGACGAAATACGAGCGCGCAAGAGTCCTGGGCACACGAGCGCTCCAGATCGCCATGTGTGCACCTATCATGGTGGAGCTGGACGGGGAAACAGATCCCTTGCAGATAGCCATGAAGGAGCTCAAGCAAAAGAAAATCCCCATCATCATCCGCCGATACCTGCCGGATCACTCCTACGAGGACTGGAGCATAGACGAGCTTATCATGGTGGACAATTAG
- the LOC6535395 gene encoding protein downstream neighbor of son homolog, producing the protein MSSEASVASKWTRPDDFIKLQRLKQKKNKLAARVSNNNNRRPGYKLDETDKSTLLEAKLAQKRKNPFAKSTDDAKKFCVDPHRPGLEPVATASSCFVRETPTRPPPTKFVLQKYDPQAFAKLFQQPQINAEDEDDAELAARQKHTAHLPVDWSLKTRTRFFCPTELPAIQLKTSQLASGLTSFVRCMDPQRTESTLDISDATRFNQCNYYWQHPHLPWLTLFPRTSKENVGVVVGERERKALAEEWDYSFRGLFQLLRARQCPYFYLCANTFTVLFRAAGVGGRAESHALVTPSTRGMRQALRQEGIEFSMPLKSETSGNVHDNSFTEETTLGLDAGEDALPPAQIDEDDDEDWLESLGVDERELRRIQSSHARKQQAAEMREDFSDNSLLLVDGVECQGFFSYLLNAKSAISTVGRLAGVPPTLLSPVAFPKATMQHLVPRSKKVRLDGVDYFSIDMKGLMLPTFLPSVAELLSETRQMFSATLASNTNTLAFSKATQKLLESSETPQSDTEGEDAAGQVFGEQNLSECGLLPGVVGSICRTGKHAVGLLERVCYQRDEGYAWS; encoded by the exons ATGTCCAGCGAAGCGAGTGTAGCTTCCAAATGGACGCGGCCAGATGAC TTCATCAAACTGCAGCGGCTTAAGCAGAAGAAGAACAAATTGGCCGCCCGCgtgagcaacaacaacaataggCGGCCAGGATATAAATTGGATGAGACGGATAAGAGCACACTACTAGAGGCTAAGCTCGCCCAGAAGCGAAAGAATCCGTTCGCGAA ATCCACAGATGATGCCAAGAAATTCTGCGTTGATCCGCACCGGCCGGGCCTCGAACCGGTGGCCACTGCCTCCTCCTGCTTTGTGCGGGAAACGCCCACGCGCCCGCCGCCCACCAAGTTTGTGCTGCAGAAATACGACCCCCAGGCCTTTGCCAAGCTCTTTCAGCAGCCCCAAATCAACGCTGAGGACGAAGATGACGCGGAGTTGGCCGCCCGGCAGAAGCACACCGCCCACCTACCTGTGGACTGGTCCCTGAAGACGAGGACCCGTTTTTTTTGTCCTACGGAGCTGCCGGCCATCCAACTGAAAACCTCGCAGTTGGCCAGCGGACTTACCAGCTTCGTGCGCTGCATGGACCCGCAGCGGACGGAAAGCACGCTGGATATCTCGGACGCCACGCGGTTTAATCAATGTAACTACTACTGGCAGCATCCGCACCTGCCATGGTTGACTCTCTTTCCACGCACCTCCAAGGAGAACGTGGGCGTGGTGGTGGGCGAGCGGGAGCGCAAGGCTTTGGCGGAGGAGTGGGACTACAGCTTCCGGGGACTATTCCAGCTGCTTCGTGCCCGCCAGTGCCCGTACTTCTACCTATGTGCCAACACCTTTACGGTCTTGTTCCGAGCTGCAGGAGTGGGGGGTCGGGCGGAGAGCCACGCCTTGGTCACGCCCTCGACTCGGGGAATGCGGCAAGCTCTCCGACAGGAGGGGATCGAGTTCAGCATGCCTCTTAAAAGCGAGACCAGTGGAAACGTTCACGACAACAGTTTTACCGAGGAGACCACCTTGGGCTTAGATGCGGGGGAAGATGCTCTTCCACCGGCCCAGATAGACgaggacgatgatgaggaCTGGCTGGAGAGCTTGGGCGTAGATGAGCGCGAGCTGCGACGTATTCAGTCCTCTCATGCCAGGAAGCAACAAGCTGCCGAAATGCGAGAGGACTTTAGCGACAACTCTCTACTGCTGGTCGACGGCGTGGAGTGCCAAGGCTTTTTTAGCTATCTCCTTAATGCCAAGAGTGCCATCAGCACAGTGGGCCGTCTGGCCGGAGTGCCTCCCACTCTGCTGTCGCCAGTGGCCTTTCCCAAGGCCACCATGCAGCACTTGGTTCCGCGGTCCAAGAAAGTGCGCCTAGACGGCGTCGACTACTTCAGCATAGATATGAAGGGCCTGATGCTACCTACATTCCTACCCAGCGTGGCTGAGCTGCTGTCCGAGACGCGTCAGATGTTTAGCGCTACGCTGGCCAGTAACACCAATACGTTGGCCTTTAGCAAGGCCACACAAAAGCTGCTCGAGAGCTCGGAGACGCCCCAGTCAGATACAGAAGGAGAAGATGCCGCCGGGCAGGTCTTTGGCGAACAGAATCTTTCGGAGTGTGGTCTACTGCCAGGAGTAGTGGGGTCGATTTGCCGCACTGGCAAGCATGCCGTCGGTCTTCTGGAGCGCGTTTGCTATCAAAGGGATGAGGGATATGCTTGGAGCTAG
- the LOC6535396 gene encoding transcription factor Ouib, with the protein MSLTDVCRICANKIKGHKRDRNIFKYMRGRLLEQLKLITGVELTRNQGLPEFVCERCFSELDLAIKFRERCIFSQKYLLEIRKKSRVQSIVHIDLSPEPLDEQMIDADQLKTDDDEEFVCYQGTEEEDPQDLEEFQPVDDPAPASVIAAAEAAHQMDQQEQHMERAAKRRRNFFICDECGTLFHDEYLYNEHLNGHQDRREMNQFFPCSECPETFKKKALLKLHRAQCHSSQRKFKCAICNEVFSALGAKLRHDKAHENERPYPCLECGMIFSSVSELQNHCLTHSEENRKFRCEPCNKNFITRRDLVAHTKTAPHKRFAKYMQDEFDLSELLTYS; encoded by the exons ATGAGCCTCACCGATGTCTGTCGCATTTGTGCCAACAAAATCAAGGGCCACAAGCGTGATCGCAACATATTCAAGTACATGCGCGGAAGGTTGCTGGAGCAACTGAAGCTAATCACGGGAGTGGAG TTAACAAGGAACCAGGGACTGCCGGAGTTCGTTTGCGAACGCTGTTTCTCCGAGCTGGACCTGGCCATAAAGTTCCGCGAGCGGTGCATCTTCTCGCAAAAGTACCTGCTGGAGATCAGGAAGAAATCCAGGGTTCAGAGCATTGTTCACATAGACCTGAGTCCCGAACCACTGGACGAGCAAATGATCGATGCGGATCAGTTGAAGACGGACGACGACGAAGAGTTCGTGTGTTATCAAGGCACGGAAGAAGAAGACCCCCAAGATCTAGAGGAATTCCAGCCGGTTGACGACCCCGCCCCGGCCTCGGTGATcgcagcagcagaggcagcgCACCAAATGGATCAACAGGAGCAGCATATGGAACGGGCCGCCAAGAGGCGCAGAAACTTCTTTATCTGCGACGAGTGTGGGACCCTGTTCCACGATGAGTACCTGTACAACGAGCATCTGAATGGTCACCAAGATCGGCGGGAGATGAACCAGTTCTTCCCCTGCTCGGAGTGCCCAGAGACATTCAAAAAGAAGGCACTGCTGAAGCTTCATCGTGCCCAGTGTCACTCATCCCAGCGCAAGTTCAAGTGCGCCATCTGCAACGAGGTTTTCTCGGCTCTGGGGGCCAAGCTGCGGCACGACAA AGCCCATGAGAACGAAAGACCTTATCCATGCCTAGAATGCGGAATGATTTTCAGCAGCGTTTCCGAATTGCAGAACCACTGCTTGACCCACTCAGAGGAAAACCGGAAGTTCAG GTGTGAACCTTGCAACAAGAATTTTATAACTCGCAGGGATCTGGTGGCCCATACAAAAACAGCACCGCACAAGCGTTTCGCTAAATATATGCAGGATGAATTCGATTTAAGCGAATTGTTAACCTACTCCTAA
- the LOC6535397 gene encoding neuroendocrine protein 7B2, translating into MLFCSQNVYMMVAMLVVALSGYQVQSYGSKDILADALLTDLLNRMDNDMQVGYYDVGNEAAAGSKDNVDLVSRSEYARLCDGGSDCILQSGSGAASHPSLRDHEFLQHSSLWGHQFISGGMGEGPNRYPTIAKNDAGLPAYCNPPNPCPEGYDMETQGGSCIVDFENTAIFSREFQAAQDCTCDNEHMFDCSEQDSADTGSEKGDLNSAVEQYILQMGQENSLNNVNSLVKKGGYPVMPDPRLDDAVMNPFLQGDRLPIAAKKGNLLFH; encoded by the exons ATGTTGTTCTGTTCGCAAA ATGTGTACATGATGGTTGCGATGCTTGTGGTCGCCTTAAGTGGCTACCAGGTTCAGTCCTATGGCTCCAAGGATATTTTGGCCGATGCCCTGCTGACGGATCTGCTCAATCGCATGGACAACGACATGCAGGTAGGCTACTACGATGTTGGCAACGAGGCAGCTGCTGGCTCCAAGGACAATGTGGACCTGGTCTCCCGATCGGAATACGCGAGGCTGTGTGATGGGGGAAGCGACTGCATCTTGCAATCGGGATCGGGAGCAGCCTCCCATCCTTCGTTGAGGGACCACGAGTTCCTGCAGCACAGCTCCCTGTGGGGTCACCAGTTCATCTCCGGCGGAATGGGAGAGGGTCCCAATAGGTATCCTACCATAGCGAAGAATGACGCCGGTCTGCCTGCATACTGCAACCCTCCAAACCCTTGCCCCGAGGGCTATGACATGGAGACCCAAGGTGGCAGCTGCATCGTGGACTTCGAAAACACGGCCATCTTCAGCCGGGAGTTCCAGGCTGCACAGGACTGCACCTGCGATAACGAACATATGTTCGACTGCTCGGAACAAGATAGTGCCGATACCGGCTCCGAGAAGGGTGACCTGAACTCCGCCGTGGAGCAGTACATCCTGCAGATGGGCCAGGAGAACAGCCTGAACAACGTGAACAGCCTGGTTAAGAAGGGCGGGTACCCAGTGATGCCCGATCCTCGTCTGGATGACGCGGTTATGAACCCGTTTCTCCAGGGCGATCGCTTGCCCATAGCCGCCAAAAAGGGCAACCTTCTATTCCACTAA